The following coding sequences are from one Triticum aestivum cultivar Chinese Spring chromosome 5A, IWGSC CS RefSeq v2.1, whole genome shotgun sequence window:
- the LOC123105611 gene encoding serine/threonine/tyrosine-protein kinase HT1, with product MHRLTCGCKFADPDTVVPSAAAASHRVRPDTMSCGSDGCRDGGSEGFGRSRPSKVAADDSVEPARCSDATSPPGSWIDRKLLVDPKMLFVGSKIGEGAHGKVYKGKYGDQIVAIKVLNSGSTPEEKVTLEDRFIREVNMMCKVKHDNLVKFIGACKEPLMVIVSELLPGMSLKNYLNSIRPSQLDMHTALGYALNIARAMECLHANGIIHRDLKPDNLLLTANRKKLKLTDFGLAREETVTEMMTAETGTYRWMAPELYSTVTLQRGEKKHYTNKVDVYSFGIVLWELLTNKMPFEGMSNLQAAYAAAFKQVRPAFPEDTPQELASIVQSCWVEDPAMRPSFSQIIRMLDAFLTTIPPPPPSEQDEDTTESEDTTSSLSSKSSSVSSIVSRATSKLSVVRHLFASKKGGSNGKA from the exons GGTCGTCCCctccgcggcggcggcgtcgcATCGCGTGCGGCCGGACACCATGAGCTGCGGCAGCGACGGGTGCAGGGACGGCGGCAGCGAGGGGTTCGGGCGGTCGCGGCCGAGCAAGGTCGCGGCCGACGACTCGGTGGAGCCCGCGCGGTGCTCCGACGCCACGTCGCCGCCGGGGTCCTGGATTGACAGGAAGCTGCTGGTCGATCCCAAGATGCTGTTCGTCGGATCCAAGATTGGGGAGGGCGCCCACGGCAAGGTCTACAAGGGCAA GTATGGTGATCAGATTGTAGCCATAAAAGTTCTCAACAGTGGCAGTACCCCCGAAGAAAAAGTAACACTTGAAGATCGTTTCATCCGAGAAGTAAATATGATGTGTAAAGTGAAACATGataatcttgtcaag TTCATTGGAGCCTGCAAGGAACCATTGATGGTGATTGTGAGTGAGCTGCTACCAGGGATGTCGCTGAAAAATTACTTGAACAGCATCCGGCCCAGCCAACTAGATATGCATACTGCATTAGGCTATGCACTCAACATAGCTCGTGCAATGGAATGTTTACATGCCAATGGAATAATACACAGAGACCTGAAACCTG ATAATCTGTTGCTTACTGCAAACCGTAAGAAGCTGAAGCTTACTGATTTTGGACTTGCACGAGAGGAAACTGTGACTGAAATGATGACAGCTGAAACTGGGACATACCGATGGATGGCCCCAGAG TTATACAGCACTGTCACACTTCAACGTGGTGAAAAAAAGCACTACACAAATAAAGTGGATGTGTACAGCTTTGGCATCGTCCTCTGGGAGTTGCTGACCAATAAAATGCCATTCGAAGGCATGTCGAATCTACAAGCTGCATATGCTGCTGCTTTTAAA CAAGTACGCCCAGCTTTCCCTGAGGACACCCCCCAGGAGCTCGCGTCCATTGTGCAGTCATGCTGGGTCGAGGACCCCGCGATGCGGCCCAGCTTCAGCCAGATCATCCGCATGCTGGACGCTTTCCTCACGACGATCCCTCCACCACCCCCTTCGGAGCAAGACGAGGACACGACGGAGTCGGAAGACACAACGTCATCGCTGAGCAGCAAGAGCTCCTCGGTCTCCTCCATCGTTTCCCGCGCGACAAGCAAGCTCTCGGTCGTCCGCCATCTGTTTGCCTCGAAGAAGGGCGGCAGCAATGGGAAGGCATGA
- the LOC123105610 gene encoding transcription elongation factor TFIIS, giving the protein MASPPGPGSANRALSSSSRGPLSPFPGAARDAVPFLRHHHPPGGDSDGGASMDEFDEDDDDDDDDEEEDQDAELAARSSLQRRDSSPAGIGRPVTNGENGVRQIQEGQQWQLYNHGTEQHGCASSRGDEEPGSVPREMRVEDGYGVIGRREGGPASSYWDLLRAHLSDPLTGILMDDAMILSCGHSYGSSGMQHIYRMKACGKCGQPITEDSIRPNLALGLAVQAFRREEESAKTLKRRRDRIEQGFDSIHAAAAAAASRMAMERELMETFEAAKKAADAAAEEADGSSPEAERCLDALRRLREFRVNTDVLVSTQVGKRLRYLTKHPNSDIQAVAADLFGYWKKVVIEETGKKNGTPANGKSDNSAAKAEKPQPMKVEKKSAHVKVEKNSMSTTVKSEKNATVKTEKNSMSASVKIEKTANNDSKVQVKVEKVSKEVSRTSETKKPSSVPNGPPKLTSLVRCNDAARDKYRELLVDAFVKVSKETSEDDREEIRDLLDQVNACDPYRVAVTVESALFERIGRSTGTHKVKYRSILFNLKADNNPDFRRRVLLGEVRPGSLVDMPADEMASDARKLENQQIKEKALFDCERASAPKASTDQFKCGRCGQRKTTYYQLQTRSADEPMTTFVTCVNCNNHWKFC; this is encoded by the exons ATGGCGTCTCCTCCGGGCCCGGGGTCTGCCAACCGCGCGCTCTCCTCCTCGTCGAGGGGGCCGCTCTCGCCCTTCCCCGGCGCGGCCCGCGACGCCGTCCCTTTCCTCCGGCACCACCACCCTCCCGGCGGCGACTCCGACGGCGGCGCCTCCATGGACGAGttcgacgaagacgacgacgacgacgacgacgatgaggaggaggatcaGGATGCCGAGCTGGCGGCCCGCAGCTCGCTGCAGCGACGCGACTCCTCTCCAG CAGGAATTGGGCGGCCTGTCACGAATGGGGAGAATGGGGTGAGGCAGATACAAGAGGGGCAGCAATGGCAGCTGTACAACCACGGAACCGAGCAACACGGCTGCGCTTCGTCTCGAGGGGATGAAGAGCCTGGCTCTGTTCCCAGGGAGATGAGGGTGGAGGATGGGTATGGGGTCATtgggagaagagagggaggccctgCGTCTAGCTACTGGGACCTGCTCAGAGCACACCTGTCCGACCCGTTGAC AGGTATTCTCATGGACGACGCAATGATTTTGTCATGTGGGCATTCTTATGGAAGTAGTGGGATGCAGCATATCTACAGAATG AAAGCTTGTGGTAAATGTGGTCAGCCAATTACCGAGGACTCCATTCGGCCAAACCTGG CTCTTGGCCTTGCAGTCCAGGCATTTAGACGCGAGGAAGAGTCGGCAAAAACACTGAAAAGAAGAAGAGATCGCATTGAACAG GGTTTTGATTCgatccacgccgccgccgccgccgccgccagccggatGGCCATGGAGCGGGAGCTCATGGAGACCTtcgaggccgccaagaaggccGCCGACGCGGCCGCCGAGGAGGCCGACGGCTCCTCCCCCGAGGCCGAGCGCTGCCTCGACGCCCTGCGCCGCCTCCGCGAGTTCCGCGTCAACACCGACGTCCTCGTCTCCACGCAG GTTGGCAAACGTCTTCGGTACCTGACGAAGCACCCTAACTCAGACATACAGGCGGTGGCTGCAGACCTTTTTGGGTACTGGAAGAAGGTTGTTATTGAAGAGACAGGAAAGAAAAACGGCACACCAGCGAATGGAAAATCAGATAACTCTGCAGCTAAGGCTGAGAAACCTCAGCCCATGAAGGTTGAAAAGAAGTCAGCGCACGTGAAGGTTGAGAAGAACTCTATGTCGACAACTGTGAAGTCTGAAAAGAATGCAACTGTGAAGACTGAAAAGAATTCTATGTCGGCAAGCGTGAAGATTGAGAAGACTGCGAATAATGATTCCAAAGTCCAAGTTAAGGTTGAGAAGGTTTCAAAGGAAGTTAGCAGAACATCTGAAACAAAGAAACCATCTTCTGTTCCAAATGGTCCCCCAAAGCTGACATCCCTCGTCAGATGCAACGATGCTGCTCGAGATAAATACAGGGAGCTTCTTGTTGACGCGTTCGTCAAGGTTTCCAAGGAAACTAGCGAGGATGACAGAGAGGAAATAAGAGATCTACTGGACCAGGTAAATGCATGCGACCCATATAGAGTTGCTGTGACAGTGGAGTCGGCCTTGTTTGAGAGGATCGGGCGTTCCACTGGGACCCACAAGGTGAAATACAGGTCGATACTGTTCAACCTAAAGGCGGACAACAACCCTGACTTCCGGCGGAGGGTGCTGCTGGGCGAGGTGAGGCCCGGGAGCCTGGTGGATATGCCAGCGGACGAGATGGCGAGCGACGCTCGGAAGCTGGAGAACCAGCAGATCAAGGAGAAGGCCCTGTTTGACTGCGAGCGCGCGTCGGCGCCCAAGGCGTCGACGGACCAGTTCAAGTGCGGGCGGTGTGGGCAGCGCAAGACGACCTACTACCAGCTGCAGACGCGGAGTGCCGACGAGCCCATGACGACGTTTGTGACGTGCGTCAACTGCAACAACCACTGGAAGTTCTGCTGA